A region of the Haemophilus parainfluenzae genome:
GAGCCAGTAAATGGTTAGAAAAACAATCTCACGGATTGTTTGATATGACAGATGTGTTGGATTTGAATAATTTATAATTCTATTTCTAAATCACTTTCCACCCGACAACAACACAGTAGAATCTCATCCGGTTGAATAAAGGCAAGGGGCGCATCGGCGTAGGAAACCTTGCCTTTTTTGATTTTCACGCGACAAGAACCACAATAACCTGAACGACATTGATATTCATGGTGAATTTGATGTTGTTCTAAAAAGTTAAGCAGAGAAGTTTGGTTATCGAAATCTAAGGTGATTTGGCGCTGAATAAGATGGATTTTCATGAAATAAAATAAAACAAAATTTTGCTCATTATAGAAGAAAGAGAAGTAAAACTCACGGCTCTTTTGTTGTAAGATAGCGAGCTAATATTCATCATAAGGGAAGATCATGCGAACCTTTCTAAAATTAACGTGGATTTCAACCGCACTTTTATTAACGGCTTGTAGCTCGATTTCAAAAGAGCCGGTTAAGCATATTGATATGTATGTAAAGCCTTATTACGATGCCAGAGATGGGCGACTTGAACAGATTAATGTGAACAAAGATATTGATGCGTTATTACTGAAAAATACACAAAAAGATTTTGAAAGTGCGGTCAATATTATTGAGAAAAAAGTGGATTTTGTTTCTCCGATGACAATGTTTGCACTTTCTGCTCGTGCTTATGATTTTGGCTTACGTGATGAAGCAGTAAAATGGTTTTATCGTGGGCAAAACCGTTTAATCACCGCATTATATGTGTTGGATTTAGATAAATTAACAGTATCGAATAACACAGCATTTGGGCAATTAGTGGGACAGCATGTTAATCCGTATGCGTTCTGTGATTTGAATAAGCAACACAAGGCGGCGCAAGATGCAATTGACTGGGCGAAAAATCATCCGTATCAGACGGTGTTTTTACCTCAATTACCAAGCAAACATCAAGATAGAAAACAGGCATTAAAAGAAGCAGAGGCAAAACTTGATGCGCGTTTAGTCGAGCAAGACCGCTATTTTGCTAATTCTGAAAATAAAGCGAAATGGGAAAAAGAACGCCAAGATAACTTGGTGAATGAGCGATTTTGCTGGTGATTTTAAAAAAATTTAAAAATCTTAAGGTTGCTTAAGATTTTATTAAGATTTGTTGTGTTTAATAAGCAACAACAAGGCGGCAATGAGGATAATCCTTCGCTTTGAAACATGATTAATTTATGCTTAATTCTATTTAGGAGAACATGATGAAAAAATTTGCTTTAGCAACCCTTTTAGCTTTATCCACTTCAGCAGCATTTGCTGGTTTTAATGGTAACAATGCACAAGGTGGTTTCCAAGGTGGTTTCCAAGGTGGTAACCAAGGTCAACAACTTACGGTTAAACAAGCGTTATCTGCGAAAGATAATTCTATGATTACCTTAGTTGGTAACATCACTCAACAAATTGATGGTGATGAATATGTTTTCACTGATGGCACAGACCAAATCAAAGTGGAAATTAAAAACCGTGTTTGGAATGGTTTAAATGTCGGTCCACAAGATAAAATCCGCGTTTACGGTAAATTGGATAATGAAGCTTTTGAAAAAGCAGAGCTTGAGGTCATTAGCGTTGAAAAAGCGCAATAATTCATATAATTTGAAGTGGTGGGCAAAGCCCGCCATTTTTTCATTTAGATAAAAACAAAAGTGCAGTCAATATTATGCGAGTTTTATTAGTCGAAGACGATCCGTTAATCGGTAATGGGTTACAAATTGGTTTGTCAAAATCTGGTTTTGTCGTGGACTGGTTTACCGATGGTCAAAGTGGATTAAATGCCTTAATCGGTGCACCTTATGATGCGGTGGTATTGGATTTAACCCTGCCTAAACTGGATGGTTTGGATGTATTAAAACAATGGCGCTCAAATAATCAAGATGTGCCTGTACTGATCTTAACTGCACGTGATACATTGGATGAACGCATTAAAGGCATTCAACAAGGTGCGGATGATTATCTTTGCAAACCCTTTGCCTTGGCTGAGGTGGTGGTGCGATTACAGGCATTGATTCGTCGTCGTTATGGGCAAGTTAAACCACAAATTGAGCATGGCAATGTAAAACTCGATCCTGCTCAACGTAAGGCTTGGTTGAATGAGGATGAAATTACATTAACTGGGCGTGAATATAAATTACTCGAACTTTTTATGCTAAATAAAGAGCGAGTACTTTCTCGTGCAACCATCGAAGAAAAACTGTCAAATTGGGATGAAGAATTAAGTAGTGGTGCATTGGATGTGCATATTTATAATTTGCGTCAAAAACTGGGTAAACAATTTATTCGTACTGTACATGGCGTAGGCTATGCTTTAGGACAAGTTAATGAAAAATAAACGACTGAGTTTTCGTCTCTTAATCGGTTTAAGTTTGACTGCACTTTGTGTGTGGTGCATTGCCACAGCTGTTGCATGGACGGTCGTCAAAAAAGAAGCAAAAGATGTGTTTAATGCGCAACAAGTGCTTTTTGCCGAGCGTTTGGCGACCTCTGATTTGCAAAATGTATTGTTGGACGAAAATGCGAAATTTCCACGTGGTGGATTTAAACCACAGAAACGCCATTACGATGATAATGATGCTTTAGCTTTCGCCATATTTTCTAACAAAGGCGAAAGACTATTAACCGATGGTGATCATGGCGACAAATTTATTTTTCAAAATAAGACGGGTTTTAGCAAAGAACATATTTTAGATGATGACGATGAATGGCTAATTTATT
Encoded here:
- the yfaE gene encoding class I ribonucleotide reductase maintenance protein YfaE codes for the protein MKIHLIQRQITLDFDNQTSLLNFLEQHQIHHEYQCRSGYCGSCRVKIKKGKVSYADAPLAFIQPDEILLCCCRVESDLEIEL
- a CDS encoding response regulator, with the translated sequence MRVLLVEDDPLIGNGLQIGLSKSGFVVDWFTDGQSGLNALIGAPYDAVVLDLTLPKLDGLDVLKQWRSNNQDVPVLILTARDTLDERIKGIQQGADDYLCKPFALAEVVVRLQALIRRRYGQVKPQIEHGNVKLDPAQRKAWLNEDEITLTGREYKLLELFMLNKERVLSRATIEEKLSNWDEELSSGALDVHIYNLRQKLGKQFIRTVHGVGYALGQVNEK
- a CDS encoding YgiW/YdeI family stress tolerance OB fold protein; amino-acid sequence: MKKFALATLLALSTSAAFAGFNGNNAQGGFQGGFQGGNQGQQLTVKQALSAKDNSMITLVGNITQQIDGDEYVFTDGTDQIKVEIKNRVWNGLNVGPQDKIRVYGKLDNEAFEKAELEVISVEKAQ